In the Telopea speciosissima isolate NSW1024214 ecotype Mountain lineage chromosome 2, Tspe_v1, whole genome shotgun sequence genome, one interval contains:
- the LOC122653047 gene encoding tRNA (cytosine(38)-C(5))-methyltransferase 2 isoform X2, translating to MEEGFCRSSDGPYRVLEFYSGIGGMRYSIMRAGVSATMVEAFDINDKANDVYEYNFGHRPYQGNIQSLTAADLDRYEADVWLLSPPCQPYTRQGLQKDSGDARASSFLKILELVPHMLRPPLMFFVENVVGFEAKMRPLSFQNPHFNNQLLWSPSPLLGSDDGLMDENMVQSCEPIENFLEIKPYSNHSESAESDLFHTSRVPEMVCTALETKVEENGSGTGSLSQYIVPLDLIERWGSAMDIVYPDSKRCCCFTKSYYRYVKGTGSLLATVQPKKKGKSTPLKDQGLRYFTPREVANLHSFPENFQFPQHIGLKQRYALLGNSLSVAVVAPLLRYLFAGPL from the exons ATGGAGGAAGGTTTCTGCAGGAGCAGCGATGGCCCCTATAGAGTTCTTGAGTTCTATAGTGGCATTGGAGGCATG AGGTACTCAATCATGCGAGCTGGGGTGTCAGCAACCATGGTCGAAGCATTTGACATTAACGACAAAGCAAACGATGTCTATGAATACAATTTTGGCCATCGTCCTTATCAG GGTAATATTCAAAGTCTGACGGCTGCTGACCTAGACAGATATGAGGCGGATGTGTGGCTACTCTCTCCTCCATGCCAACCATACACGCGGCAAG GGCTTCAGAAGGACTCTGGTGATGCTCGTGCATCCTCTTTTCTCAAGATTCTTGAACTTGTGCCACACATGTTGCGGCCTCCTCTGATGTTTTTTGTGGAGAATGTTGTAGGGTTTGAG GCAAAGATGAGACCTTTATCTTTTCAAAATCCACATTTCAATAACCAGCTCCTCTGGAGTCCCAGCCCCTTGTTGGGGTCTGATGATGGATTGATGGATGAAAACATGGTCCAATCCTGTGAACCAATAGAAAACTTTCTTGAAATCAAGCCTTATAGCAATCACTCGGAGAGTGCAGAATCGGACTTGTTTCACACATCTAGAGTTCCTGAAATGGTATGCACAGCACTGGAAACAAAGGTTGAAGAAAATGGTTCTGGCACTGGTTCATTGAGCCAATACATAGTTCCGTTGGACTTGATTGAAAGGTGGGGTAGCGCCATGG ATATTGTGTATCCTGATTCCAAGCGTTGCTGCTGCTTTACAAAAAGCTACTATAGATATGTGAAGGGTACTGGCTCCCTATTGGCCACTGTCCAA ccaaagaagaagggaaagtcCACTCCATTGAAGGATCAGGGACTCAGATACTTCACTCCAAGGGAG GTCGCTAATTTGCATTCTTTCCCAGAGAATTTCCAATTTCCACAGCACATAGGTCTTAAACAACG ATACGCTTTGTTGGGAAACAGTCTAAGTGTAGCAGTGGTTGCACCCTTACTTCGTTATCTATTTGCTGGGCCATTATGA
- the LOC122653047 gene encoding tRNA (cytosine(38)-C(5))-methyltransferase 2 isoform X1, translating into MEEGFCRSSDGPYRVLEFYSGIGGMRYSIMRAGVSATMVEAFDINDKANDVYEYNFGHRPYQGNIQSLTAADLDRYEADVWLLSPPCQPYTRQGLQKDSGDARASSFLKILELVPHMLRPPLMFFVENVVGFEISDTHKQMIEILVKTGFVAQEFILNPLQFCVPYSRPRYFCLAKMRPLSFQNPHFNNQLLWSPSPLLGSDDGLMDENMVQSCEPIENFLEIKPYSNHSESAESDLFHTSRVPEMVCTALETKVEENGSGTGSLSQYIVPLDLIERWGSAMDIVYPDSKRCCCFTKSYYRYVKGTGSLLATVQPKKKGKSTPLKDQGLRYFTPREVANLHSFPENFQFPQHIGLKQRYALLGNSLSVAVVAPLLRYLFAGPL; encoded by the exons ATGGAGGAAGGTTTCTGCAGGAGCAGCGATGGCCCCTATAGAGTTCTTGAGTTCTATAGTGGCATTGGAGGCATG AGGTACTCAATCATGCGAGCTGGGGTGTCAGCAACCATGGTCGAAGCATTTGACATTAACGACAAAGCAAACGATGTCTATGAATACAATTTTGGCCATCGTCCTTATCAG GGTAATATTCAAAGTCTGACGGCTGCTGACCTAGACAGATATGAGGCGGATGTGTGGCTACTCTCTCCTCCATGCCAACCATACACGCGGCAAG GGCTTCAGAAGGACTCTGGTGATGCTCGTGCATCCTCTTTTCTCAAGATTCTTGAACTTGTGCCACACATGTTGCGGCCTCCTCTGATGTTTTTTGTGGAGAATGTTGTAGGGTTTGAG ATATCTGATACACATAAGCAGATGATTGAGATTTTGGTGAAAACAGGTTTTGTTGCACAGGAGTTCATTTTGAATCCTTTACAATTTTGTGTGCCATATTCTAGACCTCGGTATTTTTGCCTG GCAAAGATGAGACCTTTATCTTTTCAAAATCCACATTTCAATAACCAGCTCCTCTGGAGTCCCAGCCCCTTGTTGGGGTCTGATGATGGATTGATGGATGAAAACATGGTCCAATCCTGTGAACCAATAGAAAACTTTCTTGAAATCAAGCCTTATAGCAATCACTCGGAGAGTGCAGAATCGGACTTGTTTCACACATCTAGAGTTCCTGAAATGGTATGCACAGCACTGGAAACAAAGGTTGAAGAAAATGGTTCTGGCACTGGTTCATTGAGCCAATACATAGTTCCGTTGGACTTGATTGAAAGGTGGGGTAGCGCCATGG ATATTGTGTATCCTGATTCCAAGCGTTGCTGCTGCTTTACAAAAAGCTACTATAGATATGTGAAGGGTACTGGCTCCCTATTGGCCACTGTCCAA ccaaagaagaagggaaagtcCACTCCATTGAAGGATCAGGGACTCAGATACTTCACTCCAAGGGAG GTCGCTAATTTGCATTCTTTCCCAGAGAATTTCCAATTTCCACAGCACATAGGTCTTAAACAACG ATACGCTTTGTTGGGAAACAGTCTAAGTGTAGCAGTGGTTGCACCCTTACTTCGTTATCTATTTGCTGGGCCATTATGA
- the LOC122653045 gene encoding pentatricopeptide repeat-containing protein At3g54980, mitochondrial-like → MRFSNAPSTISPWLLRSCRNPKSLCSQTQNRVVSSETMISEEPVSGSAFLEEPTSEMESPEKPNSQTEILEQPTSEESKYAQTTSPFSQIQRDKDVSQDHVIEVLLNNQHDPMLAFKYFKWAEKQRGFARGVDPLCFLLHILARSRSPWAARHQLNEWISGNSIPSASVMVDRLIESSKRCESHPRVFGYLLNSYLLTGRLEEAVESFDRMTENGVVPGTAYRNSLLNALVRANMTDKARNLYWKMMEEGMECDCFTLDVMMRACLKERNPREAEECFRRMKARGFELDPVAYTTAIRAVCKKPDSKAAFELLKEMKDMGWGPSEITYSDVIGACMKQGNMVEALRLKDEMVNDGLPINLVVVTSLIKGYCVQGNLDSALDLFSKMAEDGICPNKVTFAVVIEGCCKNGNMEKAHELYTQMKLMGIPLSVFVVNSLIKGFLKAQLWEQASKLCDEAVESGVANAVTYNILIHWFCKDGRIAEACNLWDKMLTKGVEPSTVSYNNLILGHCRRGNMDLASSVLSEMVQRGTKPNLVTYSTLMDGYFKKGEIDQAFSVHEQILSSRIAPNDFIYNTIINGLCKAGRTFEATEMLKKFKEEGFIPICMTYNSIIDGFIKEGSMNSALTTYREMCESGVSPNVVTYTSLIDGFCKSNNIDLALKIQNEMKTKGLELDIAAYNALIDGYSKRGDMRRAHEIFTELLEVGLIPNTVIYNSLIGGFRKLNNMEAALALHKRMCEEGIPCDLATYTTLIDGSLKSGNIVFASELYTEMLNKGIVPDVITFSVLVHGLCNKGQLEDARKVLEEMDRKKMSPNVLIYNTLIAGYFKEGNLQEAFRLHDEMLDRGLTPDDTTYDILVNSRFQGNVPLTVA, encoded by the coding sequence ATGAGATTCTCAAATGCTCCTTCTACTATCTCACCATGGCTGCTCCGCTCCTGCAGAAATCCCAAGTCCCTCTGCTCGCAGACCCAAAATCGAGTCGTGAGTTCAGAAACAATGATTTCGGAGGAACCCGTCTCAGGATCAGCTTTTCTGGAAGAACCTACTTCAGAGATGGAATCTCCAGAGAAACCAAACTCCCAAACTGAGATTTTGGAGCAGCCCACTTCTGAAGAATCCAAGTATGCTCAAACTACCTCACCCTTTTCGCAAATTCAGCGAGATAAAGACGTCAGTCAGGATCACGTAATTGAAGTTCTTTTGAATAACCAGCACGATCCTATGTTGGCTTTTAAATATTTCAAATGGGCTGAGAAACAGAGAGGTTTCGCCCGAGGTGTCGATCCTTTGTGCTTTCTGCTCCACATCCTCGCACGGTCGAGGAGCCCTTGGGCTGCTCGACATCAGCTGAACGAATGGATTTCTGGTAATTCTATCCCTAGCGCAAGTGTTATGGTCGACCGCCTCATTGAGAGCTCGAAAAGGTGTGAATCACATCCCCGTGTGTTTGGTTATTTGTTGAATAGTTATTTACTAACTGGGAGGCTCGAAGAGGCAGTTGAAAGCTTCGATAGAATGACTGAGAACGGGGTTGTCCCTGGGACTGCATATAGGAATAGTCTTCTGAATGCTTTGGTTCGGGCGAATATGACTGATAAAGCTCGAAATTTGTATtggaagatgatggaagaaggaatggaatGCGATTGCTTCACTCTAGATGTGATGATGCGTGCTTGTTTAAAAGAACGGAATCCCCGGGAAGCGGAGGAGTGCTTTCGGAGAATGAAAGCTAGAGGATTTGAACTTGATCCAGTCGCATATACAACTGCTATTCGGGCTGTTTGTAAGAAACCTGATTCCAAGGCTGCCTTTGAGTTGTTGAAGGAGATGAAAGATATGGGCTGGGGTCCATCTGAGATCACATATTCCGACGTCATTGGAGCTTGTATGAAGCAGGGGAATATGGTGGAGGCGTTGAGATTGAAGGATGAAATGGTAAATGACGGCCTGCCTATTAATTTGGTGGTTGTGACAAGCCTGATTAAGGGGTATTGTGTACAAGGCAATTTGGATAGTGCTTTGGATTTGTTCTCCAAGATGGCTGAGGATGGAATCTGTCCAAACAAAGTCACATTTGCAGTAGTCATTGAAGGTTGCTGCAAGAATGGAAATATGGAGAAGGCCCATGAGCTTTATACCCAAATGAAACTTATGGGTATCCCCCTTAGTGTCTTTGTTGTCAACTCCTTGATCAAGGGTTTCTTGAAAGCTCAATTGTGGGAACAGGCATCTAAGCTTTGTGATGAAGCGGTTGAGAGTGGGGTAGCTAATGCTGTCACTTACAATATTCTTATACACTGGTTCTGCAAAGATGGTCGGATAGCTGAAGCTTGCAATCTGTGGGACAAGATGTTGACGAAGGGGGTGGAACCAAGCACAGTTTCTTACAACAATCTGATACTTGGCCACTGCAGGCGAGGGAACATGGACTTAGCATCTTCTGTTTTGTCAGAAATGGTTCAAAGGGGTACCAAACCTAATTTGGTCACCTATTCGACTCTGATGGATGGGTATTTCAAGAAAGGTGAGATTGACCAAGCTTTCAGTGTTCATGAACAAATTTTGAGCTCAAGGATTGCTCCAAATGACTTCATATACAATACAATCATAAATGGTCTCTGCAAAGCTGGTCGGACATTTGAGGCAACTgaaatgttgaagaaattcaaggAGGAGGGCTTTATTCCCATCTGTATGACTTACAATAGCATTATTGATGGATTCATAAAAGAGGGTTCCATGAACTCGGCATTGACAACTTATCGAGAAATGTGTGAGAGTGGGGTATCCCCTAATGTTGTCACTTATACAAGCTTGATTGATGGTTTCTGCAAAAGCAATAATATCGATCTTGCTTTGAAAATTCAGAATGAGATGAAAACAAAGGGTCTAGAGTTAGATATTGCTGCATATAATGCTCTTATAGATGGCTACAGTAAAAGAGGGGATATGAGACGTGCACACGAGATTTTCACTGAACTCCTTGAAGTTGGTTTAATTCCAAACACTGTTATTTATAATAGTCTGATTGGTGGGTttagaaaattaaataacatGGAAGCAGCACTTGCCTTGCATAAGAGAATGTGTGAGGAGGGAATTCCATGTGATTTAGCAACTTACACCACTTTGATCGATGGATCTCTTAAATCAGGCAATATAGTCTTTGCCTCAGAACTTTACACCGAGATGCTAAATAAGGGTATTGTGCCTGATGTTATCACTTTCAGTGTTCTCGTACATGGTCTTTGCAATAAAGGGCAGCTGGAGGATGCACGCAAAGTCTTGGAAGAGATGGATAGGAAGAAAATGTCCCCTAATGTTCTTATATATAACACATTGATAGCTGGATATTTCAAGGAAGGAAATCTACAGGAAGCTTTTAGGTTGCACGATGAAATGCTAGACAGAGGCCTTACACCTGATGATACAACATATGATATCCTTGTAAATTCAAGATTTCAAGGTAACGTCCCCCTTACTGTTGCATAA
- the LOC122653195 gene encoding protein arginine N-methyltransferase PRMT10-like: MWMAPMRSGLGDQKMDDYEVAMNDWHNFVDETKTYYGVDMSVLTKPYDGEQKKYYLQTSLWNNLHPQQVIGTPAIIKEIDCLTASVHDIIDVRSTFSSSLTERTRLCGFAGWFDVHFRGSKDNPARREIELTTAPSLDNGTHWGQQVFLLHPPIRVGEEDDISVSFSMNRSKENHRLMEVELGCEMRQLPGKQQLPRFTRKFYIE, translated from the exons ATGTGGATGGCACCTATGAGGTCTGGATTGGGAGACCAAAAAATGGATGACTATGAGGTTGCTATGAATGATTGGCACAATTTTGTGGATGAGACTAAAACCTACTATGGTGTTGATATGAGTGTTCTGACAAAGCCTTACGATGGTGAGCAGAAGAAGTACTATCTACAG ACATCATTGTGGAACAATCTTCATCCGCAGCAAGTCATAGGGACACCTGCTATCATCAAAGAGATAGATTGTTTAACAGCCTCAGTACATGACATTATTGATGTCAGAAGTACTTTTTCGTCATCACTCACCGAGAGAACAAGGCTCTGTGGTTTTGCTGGATGGTTTGATGTCCATTTTCGA GGAAGCAAAGACAATCCAGCAAGGCGTGAGATTGAATTGACAACTGCTCCTAGCTTAGATAATGGGACACATTGGGGCCAGCAG gTATTCCTTTTGCATCCTCCTATTCGGGTTGGGGAAGAGGATGATATAAGTGTCTCCTTCTCAATGAATCGTTCTAAAGAAAACCATCGATTAATGGAGGTTGAACTCGGATGTGAGATGAGGCAGTTGCCTGGGAAGCAGCAGCTTCCACGCTTCACTAGAAAGTTCTATATAGAATAA